The following are from one region of the Streptomyces changanensis genome:
- a CDS encoding RNA polymerase sigma factor, whose protein sequence is MLGDDAELTAAVLAAQDGDEDAFRTVYRAVHPRLLGYIRTLVGEVDAEDVASESWLQIARDLDRFSGDADRFRGWAARIARNRALDHLRMRGRRPAQGGDETELTDKPADADTAVEAMEALATGHTMDLIAQLPQDQAEAVILRVVVGLDAKSAAEALGKRPGAVRTAAHRGLKRLAELLGAADPTGVALSAVPPQPGPRTRTGARAAAVRRAVTHSRSRTQKDM, encoded by the coding sequence GTGCTGGGGGACGACGCGGAGCTGACCGCCGCAGTGCTCGCGGCGCAGGACGGGGACGAGGACGCCTTCCGTACTGTGTACCGCGCCGTGCACCCGCGGCTGCTCGGGTACATACGCACGCTCGTCGGCGAGGTGGACGCCGAGGACGTGGCCTCCGAGTCCTGGCTCCAGATCGCCCGCGACCTCGACCGTTTCAGCGGGGACGCCGACCGCTTCCGCGGATGGGCGGCGCGCATCGCCCGCAACCGCGCCCTCGACCACCTGCGCATGCGCGGCCGCCGCCCCGCGCAGGGCGGCGACGAGACGGAGCTGACGGACAAGCCCGCCGACGCCGACACGGCCGTCGAGGCCATGGAGGCGCTCGCCACCGGCCACACCATGGACCTGATCGCCCAGCTCCCGCAGGACCAGGCCGAGGCCGTGATCCTCCGGGTCGTCGTCGGCCTCGACGCCAAGAGCGCGGCCGAGGCCCTGGGCAAGCGCCCCGGCGCGGTCCGCACCGCCGCCCACCGGGGGCTGAAGCGGTTGGCCGAGCTGCTGGGGGCCGCCGACCCGACCGGCGTCGCGCTGAGCGCCGTACCGCCGCAGCCGGGCCCCCGGACGAGGACCGGCGCACGGGCCGCTGCCGTGCGCCGTGCAGTGACGCATTCGCGCTCGCGGACGCAGAAGGACATGTGA
- a CDS encoding L,D-transpeptidase family protein, which yields MLAKGTENEQVREAQARLRQLGHFHRSPTAFYGAMTAEAVSAFQGTKGLTATGEVDAATWRALVAATRKPTGDELRPSTTNEVDTPDQRCMTGRVLCISKESRTLAWMVDGKVVSAMDVRFGAVNTPTREGTFKVDRKEVEWKSTLYHSDMPYSMFFSGGQAVHYSADFAARGYDGGSHGCVNVRDKDRLATVFSQVKVGDKVVVHW from the coding sequence GTGCTGGCCAAGGGCACCGAGAACGAGCAGGTCCGCGAGGCGCAGGCGCGGCTGCGCCAGCTCGGCCACTTCCACCGCAGCCCCACGGCCTTCTACGGCGCCATGACCGCCGAGGCCGTCTCCGCCTTCCAGGGGACGAAGGGCCTCACGGCGACCGGCGAGGTGGACGCGGCGACCTGGCGAGCGCTGGTCGCGGCGACGCGGAAGCCGACCGGCGACGAGCTGCGGCCGTCCACCACCAACGAGGTGGACACGCCGGACCAGCGCTGCATGACGGGTCGGGTGCTCTGCATCAGCAAGGAGAGCAGGACCCTCGCCTGGATGGTCGACGGGAAGGTCGTCTCGGCGATGGACGTCCGCTTCGGCGCGGTGAACACGCCCACGCGGGAGGGCACCTTCAAGGTGGACCGCAAGGAGGTCGAGTGGAAGTCGACGCTCTACCACTCCGACATGCCGTACTCGATGTTCTTCAGCGGCGGGCAGGCGGTGCACTACTCCGCCGACTTCGCGGCGCGCGGCTACGACGGCGGCTCGCACGGCTGCGTCAACGTCCGGGACAAGGATCGGCTCGCGACGGTGTTCTCGCAGGTGAAGGTGGGGGACAAGGTCGTCGTCCACTGGTGA